From the Oceanicaulis alexandrii DSM 11625 genome, one window contains:
- a CDS encoding translocation/assembly module TamB domain-containing protein: MRASTLLKTGLAILVIAVVLVLAGLVSLSQAPGRALVSHLVDGRRVDAVGVVHLAGLQGDVLSDFSVEQLTLSDEQGVWLEADNVRVGWRARSLLGPTVAIEAVEADRIVMHRRPDLERADASQGGASRGVRLNQLLISELVLEAPVLGERAALRAEAALTSSPEAGQSLRAEIVRIDGASDRLVADLTRNAQGVIAGQLSAHAEADSPLADLVYASGRGFELEATINGTPQAGQADYSFVVGEIAGLEGRGLWEDGAWRLEGLTVADAWPELPANVQALLSGGTISGEGALDPLTGRLAFSSDAGELSVSKAETPLIDLTGRLSSDGLSLFLPQDLSIQEASVQAQLNRADRDAWLSGDVQARGVEHSQIEAEHISARFVVGRQDSTFSYDVNGEAQTVRWENARAGAALGDQISFIANGAYDRNEQTLRFETAQLQSEGVAASAAGAFDLMTRAFQGRVSVALDDAGRIQDGLSGPVLLEGVGDEAGLSLTVQADSLTGEGVPYVLASGLSGQGRLSLTDGLALTDLHVEGRYLRLSGDIARTADASSWQGAVEYAVDAAAFDVASLSGVIAGAAELDQSGRGLTARLQAQADALSLGGVALDRPMLRIEIAPSQTGVAGDWRFDAASGESEVLLQGDLDWSGQAGRIGVRSGQYADVVVQGEARLLEQAVELDFTAEQDGAIELWSASLAYQASRTEILAGRLDLSAALEGVRVSGVTVNAADVRLSGPLDALTFDLNAEGAVAEPFNVSVSGPVAYADGRAEAVLDVSGEVSGRRLASPGPLSLDYENGDMTAAARLALDQASLTFRAERAPQAASITYDFTALPADLIMGLLSLPQGQGDLQLAGDFSRADGRWTGQSRLAVLDLSSATDNQFGALNGAIELELTPDQSRLNGQFAGTDLDIGLDLTLPGAVTGYSDLSRPDWRGDLNVNGDVAVLAGLYLPEGEILRGILSVDASIEGMETSGVVSFTDGALSSAIAGRSFEPINAQGGWRNGALVIESLRVGEDAKSGANAQAEFRMTEGGFEGEGRIELNRLHLVDRPELSGGASGYADFTLSERVLTVTGEADVQRLDVRPSAGGNGGPSIPQIEVVELNRPDSLDRAYRRPIRLELDYHLRADDRLFVSSRAFTSEWSADVHVTGTATRPNLSGQATLIAGQASLLTAPFTLTTGRVTFDGPVNQSRVAIEALHETSDLTVIGRVEGSVRAPEVSFESTPSLPEDEILSRLLFGSGVSDLSPLQASQLAAQLSGAGWLDAMAGVRAVLGMDRLDVRQNGDGAVSVLGGRQLTEDVYLELETGVGQALGAARIEWRLSPSFVLASEVSGDSSNEISLSWRRSFD, translated from the coding sequence ATGCGCGCTTCAACGCTTCTCAAGACCGGCCTCGCCATACTGGTCATAGCGGTGGTCCTGGTTCTGGCTGGCCTTGTCAGTCTCAGCCAGGCGCCGGGCCGTGCTCTGGTTTCCCACTTGGTGGATGGACGCCGGGTCGATGCGGTCGGGGTCGTGCATCTGGCCGGCCTGCAAGGCGACGTGCTGTCAGACTTCAGCGTCGAGCAGCTTACGTTGTCAGACGAGCAGGGTGTTTGGCTTGAAGCAGACAATGTGCGCGTGGGGTGGCGCGCTCGCTCCTTGTTGGGGCCAACCGTCGCTATCGAGGCTGTCGAGGCGGACCGTATTGTGATGCATCGCCGTCCTGATCTTGAGCGCGCAGACGCGTCTCAAGGCGGGGCGTCACGGGGGGTGAGGCTCAATCAGCTTCTGATTTCGGAGCTCGTGCTTGAGGCGCCTGTTCTGGGCGAACGCGCAGCCTTGCGCGCTGAAGCGGCTCTGACCAGCAGCCCTGAAGCGGGGCAAAGTCTGAGGGCTGAAATCGTGCGTATTGACGGCGCATCTGATCGCCTCGTTGCGGACCTGACCCGCAACGCTCAGGGGGTGATTGCAGGGCAGCTCTCCGCTCATGCTGAAGCAGATAGCCCGTTGGCTGATCTGGTTTATGCGAGCGGGCGCGGATTTGAGCTGGAAGCGACGATCAACGGGACGCCTCAGGCTGGACAGGCCGATTACAGCTTTGTGGTCGGCGAGATTGCAGGACTTGAAGGTCGCGGCCTGTGGGAGGATGGCGCATGGCGGCTCGAAGGTCTGACGGTCGCCGACGCCTGGCCAGAGCTGCCGGCCAATGTGCAGGCGCTTCTGTCTGGCGGGACGATTTCGGGCGAGGGCGCGCTTGATCCTCTAACTGGCCGCCTGGCCTTCTCCAGTGATGCCGGCGAGCTCTCCGTGAGCAAGGCCGAAACACCGCTCATTGACCTCACAGGGCGTCTGTCATCGGACGGCCTGTCTCTGTTTCTGCCTCAAGACCTGTCGATTCAAGAGGCGAGCGTTCAGGCGCAGCTCAATCGTGCTGATCGTGACGCCTGGTTGTCAGGCGATGTGCAGGCGCGCGGTGTCGAGCATTCCCAGATCGAGGCGGAACACATCAGTGCGCGCTTTGTGGTGGGGCGTCAGGACAGCACATTTTCATATGACGTGAACGGAGAAGCGCAGACCGTGCGTTGGGAAAACGCGCGGGCTGGAGCGGCGCTGGGCGACCAAATCAGCTTTATCGCCAATGGCGCTTATGATCGGAACGAGCAGACACTCAGATTTGAAACAGCCCAACTCCAGTCTGAGGGCGTCGCCGCCAGTGCGGCAGGCGCATTCGACTTGATGACGCGCGCTTTTCAAGGACGTGTCTCTGTCGCGCTTGATGATGCCGGCCGGATTCAGGACGGCCTGTCCGGGCCCGTTTTGCTTGAGGGCGTCGGCGATGAGGCAGGACTGTCGCTGACGGTTCAGGCTGATAGCCTGACCGGAGAGGGCGTGCCTTACGTTCTCGCCTCGGGATTGAGCGGACAGGGACGACTGAGCCTGACCGATGGGCTGGCCCTCACAGATCTGCATGTAGAGGGACGCTATCTGCGGCTGAGCGGCGATATTGCACGCACTGCAGACGCCAGCAGCTGGCAGGGCGCGGTCGAGTATGCGGTGGACGCCGCGGCGTTTGACGTCGCCAGCCTTTCCGGGGTGATTGCGGGCGCCGCGGAGCTTGACCAAAGCGGGCGCGGCCTGACGGCGCGCCTCCAGGCGCAGGCGGACGCCTTGTCGTTGGGCGGCGTTGCGCTTGACCGACCGATGCTGCGTATCGAGATTGCACCGTCTCAAACAGGGGTGGCGGGTGATTGGCGCTTTGACGCCGCGAGCGGCGAGAGCGAGGTGCTCTTACAAGGCGATCTGGACTGGTCAGGACAGGCCGGCCGCATTGGCGTGCGGTCTGGTCAATATGCTGATGTCGTGGTTCAGGGCGAAGCGCGATTGCTCGAACAAGCCGTGGAACTTGATTTCACCGCCGAGCAGGACGGCGCCATTGAGCTATGGTCCGCCTCGCTTGCCTATCAGGCCTCTCGCACGGAAATCCTGGCGGGACGGCTGGATTTGAGCGCAGCGCTTGAAGGGGTGCGGGTTTCAGGCGTCACCGTGAATGCTGCGGACGTACGGTTGTCGGGCCCGCTGGACGCGCTGACATTTGACTTGAATGCTGAAGGGGCGGTCGCAGAGCCCTTTAATGTGTCTGTGAGCGGGCCTGTGGCCTATGCAGACGGTCGCGCTGAAGCTGTTCTAGACGTATCTGGTGAGGTTTCAGGGCGGCGCTTGGCCTCGCCCGGCCCGCTTTCTCTGGACTATGAGAACGGCGACATGACGGCGGCCGCCCGGTTGGCGCTTGATCAGGCGAGCCTGACCTTCCGAGCTGAACGCGCGCCTCAAGCCGCCTCCATTACCTATGATTTCACCGCCCTTCCTGCTGACCTGATCATGGGCTTGCTCAGCTTGCCCCAGGGGCAGGGCGACTTGCAATTGGCTGGCGATTTCTCACGCGCAGACGGCCGCTGGACAGGCCAATCGCGTCTGGCGGTGTTGGACTTGTCCTCGGCGACGGACAATCAGTTCGGCGCGTTGAACGGCGCTATCGAGCTGGAGCTCACGCCCGACCAGTCCCGACTGAACGGTCAATTTGCAGGCACTGATCTTGATATCGGACTGGATCTGACGCTGCCGGGCGCCGTGACGGGATATAGTGATCTGTCGCGGCCAGACTGGCGGGGCGATTTAAACGTCAATGGAGACGTCGCCGTGCTGGCGGGGCTCTATCTGCCAGAAGGCGAGATTTTGCGCGGCATCTTGTCCGTCGACGCTTCGATTGAAGGGATGGAGACGTCCGGCGTCGTCAGCTTTACAGACGGCGCGCTTTCTTCCGCGATCGCCGGCCGCAGTTTTGAGCCGATCAACGCTCAGGGGGGCTGGCGCAATGGCGCGCTGGTCATTGAATCGCTGCGTGTCGGCGAGGATGCGAAGAGCGGCGCCAATGCGCAGGCCGAATTTCGGATGACCGAGGGCGGTTTTGAAGGGGAAGGGCGTATCGAGCTGAACCGGCTCCATCTTGTAGACCGCCCGGAATTGTCAGGCGGGGCGTCCGGCTATGCCGACTTCACCCTCAGCGAGCGGGTTCTGACGGTGACGGGCGAAGCAGACGTGCAGCGCCTGGATGTGCGTCCGAGCGCGGGCGGCAATGGCGGCCCGTCCATCCCCCAGATTGAAGTAGTGGAGCTGAACCGGCCTGACAGTCTTGATCGCGCCTATCGTCGTCCGATCCGGCTCGAGCTCGATTATCACCTGCGCGCGGATGACAGGTTGTTCGTCTCCAGCCGCGCCTTCACCTCTGAATGGTCCGCCGACGTGCATGTGACGGGTACGGCGACCCGGCCGAATCTGTCCGGCCAGGCGACTTTGATTGCAGGGCAGGCGTCCTTGCTGACGGCGCCGTTCACCCTGACGACAGGACGCGTGACCTTTGACGGTCCGGTCAATCAAAGCCGCGTCGCGATCGAGGCTCTTCATGAAACCAGCGATCTGACTGTGATCGGGCGTGTTGAGGGATCGGTGCGGGCGCCGGAGGTGTCTTTTGAAAGCACGCCCAGCCTGCCCGAAGACGAGATCTTGTCTCGGCTCCTGTTTGGGTCCGGTGTTTCTGATCTCAGTCCTTTGCAGGCGTCACAGCTCGCCGCCCAGTTGTCTGGCGCGGGGTGGCTTGACGCCATGGCGGGGGTTCGCGCTGTTTTGGGCATGGACCGGCTCGATGTTCGTCAGAACGGCGATGGCGCCGTGAGCGTATTGGGCGGACGGCAATTGACCGAAGATGTCTATCTGGAGCTCGAGACTGGCGTGGGGCAGGCGCTGGGGGCCGCCCGTATCGAATGGCGTCTGTCCCCGTCATTCGTCCTGGCGTCCGAGGTCAGTGGTGATTCCAGCAATGAGATCTCGCTCAGCTGGCGCAGAAGTTTCGATTGA
- a CDS encoding autotransporter assembly complex protein TamA: protein MTVLRALAISACLTLSAQAHGQSVALSGDANVELSNALQSLLDERSKSGATDAQASADRLLRYLRSEGYYTARVIVDQSDDAPSFQVTQGELFRFASIAVTAQGQDDARSVARNAIALQAGDPVRAADVLSAETDGLRALRNSGWPDARLDHREITVDHADASGDAVFIYEPGSESLYGDVSLDTDRWRAGFIRRQAPFEPGERVSRAQLRTFESRLEALESISGAAVTLSAPVDQPGPQRRAVTVSATPAPRHVAEAGFSLSTSEGGGVSGAYKRRNLFGGDETLDISLNLATVLSGLTVELSAPHWRRLGQKLTLEAHTGREETDAYDLLEAGVGARVSRPLSETLTVSLGANVTSAHSETDTLDLNVYTGSISLGAVWDDRDSAIAPTDGYLFSVDVSPAVVTGDTATQDSRTVGQTQYLRTVGEVRTYQRLSSSLIIAGRLRAGSIVGAPLYALPPEQRFFAGGGGSARGYEYQSLAPRNEAGALIGGRSIIETSIEARWRRSRRWGGVVFVDSAAAGRDETPDFGAMRSAVGFGLRYYLDFAPVRFDVATPLDPVSGDPELQVYIGLGEAF, encoded by the coding sequence ATGACCGTGCTTCGCGCACTCGCCATTTCGGCGTGCCTCACCTTGTCCGCCCAGGCGCACGGGCAGAGCGTGGCTCTGTCAGGAGACGCGAACGTCGAGTTGTCAAATGCCTTGCAATCCCTCTTGGACGAGCGGAGCAAGAGCGGCGCAACTGATGCTCAGGCGAGCGCGGACCGTCTTTTGCGCTATCTTCGGTCTGAAGGGTATTACACGGCCCGCGTCATTGTTGACCAAAGCGATGATGCGCCAAGCTTTCAGGTCACCCAGGGCGAGCTGTTCAGGTTTGCCAGCATTGCTGTGACGGCGCAGGGACAGGATGACGCCCGCTCTGTCGCGCGCAACGCCATCGCGCTTCAAGCCGGCGATCCGGTCCGTGCTGCTGACGTGCTCAGCGCGGAGACGGACGGCCTGCGCGCCTTGCGCAACTCAGGCTGGCCGGATGCGCGACTGGACCACCGAGAGATCACGGTTGATCATGCAGACGCCAGCGGTGACGCCGTTTTCATTTACGAGCCTGGCTCTGAAAGCCTTTATGGTGATGTTTCGCTGGATACAGACCGGTGGCGCGCCGGGTTCATTCGCCGGCAGGCCCCGTTTGAACCGGGCGAGCGTGTAAGCAGGGCCCAACTCCGCACCTTTGAAAGTCGCCTCGAAGCGCTTGAGAGCATTTCGGGCGCAGCTGTGACGCTGTCCGCCCCCGTTGATCAGCCGGGACCGCAAAGGCGCGCTGTCACTGTATCCGCCACACCAGCCCCGCGCCATGTGGCGGAAGCGGGGTTCAGCCTGTCCACCAGCGAAGGGGGCGGGGTCAGCGGCGCCTATAAACGACGTAATCTGTTCGGCGGCGATGAAACCCTCGACATCTCATTGAATCTGGCGACCGTCTTGAGCGGTTTGACCGTTGAACTCAGCGCTCCTCACTGGCGCAGGCTGGGGCAGAAACTGACCCTGGAAGCGCATACCGGACGTGAAGAGACGGACGCCTATGATCTGCTGGAAGCCGGCGTCGGCGCGCGTGTGTCACGCCCTCTCAGTGAGACATTGACTGTTTCGCTTGGGGCGAATGTCACCAGCGCTCACAGCGAAACAGATACGCTTGATCTGAATGTTTACACAGGTTCGATTTCGCTGGGCGCCGTCTGGGATGATCGCGACAGCGCGATCGCGCCCACGGATGGCTATCTGTTTTCGGTGGATGTTTCTCCGGCAGTGGTGACCGGGGACACGGCGACGCAAGACTCAAGAACTGTGGGGCAGACGCAGTATCTTAGAACCGTGGGTGAGGTGCGCACCTATCAACGGCTCTCCTCATCGCTGATCATTGCAGGGCGTTTGAGAGCGGGGAGCATCGTCGGCGCGCCTTTATACGCTCTGCCGCCCGAACAGCGGTTCTTCGCAGGGGGCGGCGGGTCGGCGCGCGGCTATGAGTATCAGTCGCTCGCGCCTCGCAACGAGGCTGGAGCCTTGATTGGCGGACGCTCCATCATCGAAACCAGCATTGAAGCGCGCTGGCGGCGATCAAGGCGCTGGGGCGGGGTGGTTTTTGTGGATTCAGCAGCGGCTGGCCGCGATGAGACCCCTGATTTCGGCGCGATGCGAAGCGCCGTCGGGTTCGGGCTGCGCTATTATCTCGATTTCGCGCCTGTACGCTTTGACGTGGCGACGCCACTGGACCCTGTTTCCGGCGATCCTGAACTGCAGGTTTATATCGGGCTTGGGGAGGCGTTCTGA
- a CDS encoding ATP-grasp domain-containing protein, which translates to MKTHALITYGRSLMALTMAESVRPLVDHVIGLDTIGMTALSFSKYCDETRTVCEPSDEVAYTKDVAAICKEFAPDTVLILPGFEDMEGLARHRSLLPDNAKLAAPDCASIEQVTPKHHFATLIQDNAINAPKTQVFESAEEAQGGPDMPFPVLMKPSRGAGGRGISKVSSEDEYTAYLKAHEDQYPLLAQSLAEGDDYCVSALAHNGEVLVMSAYTNLENQPVEAGAGVVRETVSSAPFEDDVRKIAKATNWTGVFEADFMWTGDEADAPSAIEVNARFWAGLRHSTLSGVDYARLLAELTLHGGLQSDPGTPDIGFRSQVPLAWIPSAIDGAFSESDYANQLSDSWDRLKNSKGFSLKNFGRLVASLSDAKAAKEALEDVTHRVMDRSHLDVDLLAKDDPAAALGALFIVSHLAKYGELPPEVSFDSVGS; encoded by the coding sequence ATGAAAACACATGCATTGATCACCTATGGCCGCAGCCTGATGGCGCTGACCATGGCGGAGTCGGTCCGGCCTTTGGTCGACCATGTCATCGGCCTGGATACGATCGGGATGACCGCCCTGTCGTTCTCCAAATACTGCGATGAGACGCGGACTGTCTGCGAGCCCTCTGACGAAGTCGCCTACACCAAGGACGTTGCAGCGATCTGCAAGGAGTTTGCGCCAGATACGGTGCTCATACTGCCAGGCTTTGAAGATATGGAAGGGCTGGCGCGTCACAGGTCGCTCTTGCCAGATAACGCGAAACTGGCGGCGCCCGATTGCGCCTCCATCGAACAGGTGACCCCCAAGCATCATTTCGCGACTCTGATCCAGGACAACGCCATCAACGCGCCAAAGACGCAGGTCTTTGAGAGCGCAGAAGAGGCTCAAGGCGGGCCGGATATGCCGTTCCCGGTGCTGATGAAACCAAGTCGAGGCGCCGGGGGGCGCGGCATCTCAAAAGTCTCATCTGAGGATGAATACACGGCTTATCTGAAGGCGCATGAAGACCAGTATCCATTGCTGGCTCAGTCGCTGGCGGAGGGGGATGACTATTGCGTCAGCGCCTTGGCTCACAATGGCGAAGTCCTTGTGATGTCCGCCTACACCAACCTTGAGAACCAGCCTGTCGAGGCCGGCGCCGGGGTGGTGCGCGAAACAGTGAGCAGCGCCCCGTTTGAAGACGATGTGCGCAAGATCGCGAAAGCCACCAACTGGACCGGTGTCTTTGAAGCCGATTTCATGTGGACCGGCGATGAGGCGGACGCCCCTTCCGCCATTGAAGTCAATGCACGGTTCTGGGCAGGCTTGCGTCATTCCACTCTCAGCGGCGTGGATTACGCCCGCTTGCTGGCTGAGCTGACCCTGCATGGCGGCTTGCAGTCTGATCCGGGTACGCCCGACATCGGTTTCCGCTCACAGGTTCCGCTCGCCTGGATCCCATCGGCCATCGACGGCGCGTTCAGCGAGAGCGACTACGCCAACCAGCTGTCCGATAGCTGGGACAGGCTCAAGAACTCCAAGGGATTCAGCTTGAAAAATTTCGGACGCCTGGTGGCGTCCTTGTCCGACGCCAAGGCCGCCAAGGAAGCGCTTGAGGATGTCACCCACCGCGTCATGGACCGCTCCCATCTGGACGTGGACCTTCTGGCGAAGGACGATCCAGCCGCGGCGCTCGGCGCATTGTTCATTGTGTCTCACCTGGCCAAGTACGGAGAGCTTCCGCCAGAAGTCAGCTTTGACTCGGTCGGATCATGA
- a CDS encoding gamma-glutamyl-gamma-aminobutyrate hydrolase family protein, producing MTRPVIGYVTAPKGDTLLSLLVGAVIRLSGGKPLRLRREPASGQRQCDGLILMGGLDIHPSRYDASIEVESRFDPERDALETDWLQHARDHDLPVMGVCRGLQMLNVFYGGDLHQKLDPEMTRDWPNGPIGYTFFRKRISLTGESLLADVVAPHDSVSVNSLHRRAVRSIAPGFHAIACGERGGVQAIQSDTAPLRLGVQFHPELLVYRRDMRRLFRTFVKSCA from the coding sequence ATGACACGCCCCGTCATCGGTTACGTCACAGCCCCAAAAGGCGACACTCTGCTCTCTTTACTGGTCGGGGCCGTCATTCGTCTGTCCGGCGGCAAGCCCTTGCGGTTGAGACGCGAACCTGCGTCCGGCCAGAGACAGTGTGACGGCCTTATTCTGATGGGCGGACTGGATATACATCCCAGCCGGTACGATGCCTCTATCGAGGTTGAAAGCCGGTTTGATCCGGAACGGGACGCCCTTGAAACTGATTGGCTTCAACATGCGCGCGATCATGACCTGCCGGTCATGGGCGTCTGCCGCGGGCTGCAGATGCTCAACGTCTTTTACGGGGGCGATCTGCATCAAAAGCTCGACCCGGAGATGACGCGCGACTGGCCCAACGGTCCCATCGGCTACACCTTTTTCAGAAAGCGGATCTCCCTCACCGGAGAGAGTCTTCTCGCGGACGTTGTCGCGCCCCATGACAGCGTCTCGGTCAATAGTCTGCATCGCCGGGCGGTGCGTTCAATCGCGCCGGGTTTTCATGCTATCGCTTGCGGCGAGCGTGGCGGCGTCCAAGCCATTCAGTCCGATACGGCGCCTTTGCGCCTGGGCGTGCAGTTCCACCCTGAGCTTCTGGTTTACAGGCGCGATATGCGGCGTCTGTTCCGGACTTTTGTGAAGTCCTGCGCATAA
- a CDS encoding entericidin A/B family lipoprotein has translation MKYVVLSVFAVATLLLTGCNTIAGAGRDIEEAGDAIEDTAEENRN, from the coding sequence ATGAAGTATGTTGTTCTTAGTGTTTTTGCCGTCGCAACTCTTCTTTTGACCGGTTGCAACACCATCGCTGGCGCTGGTCGCGATATTGAAGAAGCTGGCGACGCGATTGAAGACACGGCTGAAGAAAACCGGAACTAG
- a CDS encoding sensor histidine kinase, which produces MPFKPGGELTGRLRFVLALVLAVALFPLLMIAVAQTWSEAREEQRVQRDRMIILGALAASELNESIARAQGVVDAVSTRGFAFMSAPGGCSRAMAQIASGDTVLTNIALTDADGEIICSGLEGAQNLNMASEDWHAALSSGEQQTVSGVLMGPVSRTPILVVANRLGQESVFRGTAAAAIDVLRASRILIDNAMADGSQVLLVTPTEAREVDRSRMLKPASIDIQSDLLESVLQIDQPQPTRIRFEGVDRPAVLAPLVEGQLALLLVSPTPTTQWGLVSVAATFLVPLLMYALALASVWLAVDHYVLRWLGYLRRIAAVYGGGRLDVVPVRARNAPREIRELANTMGEMAASLEKQQNELESAVDQRGALLKEIHHRVKNNLQIIVSLLNLQAGRMTDGEGRTALMEARRRINALSLVHRSLYEADDLRAVYMPGFLNELALNLQQASDDGSRSVSVQAECDDVSFEPDTAVPVALFVAEAVTNAYKHAFTSRTQGRILISLKADSPEVLTLRISDDGEGMTDTASQGTGSSLMEAFAMQLDGRTWSEPNADGGMDFVLQVGEKKN; this is translated from the coding sequence ATGCCCTTCAAACCTGGGGGCGAGCTGACCGGGAGATTGCGGTTCGTACTCGCCCTGGTCCTCGCTGTGGCGCTGTTTCCACTCCTGATGATCGCCGTAGCGCAAACCTGGAGTGAAGCGCGTGAAGAGCAACGCGTTCAGAGAGATCGCATGATCATTCTGGGCGCGTTGGCTGCGTCTGAACTCAATGAATCCATCGCACGGGCTCAAGGCGTCGTCGATGCGGTCTCCACGCGCGGTTTCGCGTTCATGAGCGCGCCGGGAGGGTGCAGCCGCGCCATGGCGCAAATCGCCAGTGGCGATACCGTGTTGACCAACATCGCTCTGACCGATGCGGACGGCGAAATCATTTGTTCGGGGCTTGAAGGGGCTCAAAACCTGAACATGGCGTCTGAGGATTGGCACGCAGCGCTCAGCAGCGGTGAGCAACAAACCGTTTCCGGGGTTTTGATGGGGCCGGTTTCCAGAACGCCTATTCTCGTCGTCGCCAACCGGCTTGGACAAGAATCAGTCTTCAGAGGAACGGCGGCGGCCGCCATTGACGTGCTTCGCGCCTCAAGAATTCTGATCGACAACGCTATGGCGGATGGCAGTCAGGTCCTGCTTGTCACCCCGACGGAGGCGCGGGAAGTGGACCGCTCCCGCATGCTCAAGCCGGCGAGCATCGATATTCAAAGCGACTTGCTTGAAAGCGTTCTGCAGATCGACCAGCCGCAACCGACACGCATTCGGTTTGAAGGCGTAGACAGGCCCGCCGTGCTTGCGCCGCTCGTGGAGGGACAGCTGGCCTTGCTGTTGGTCTCACCGACTCCGACCACGCAATGGGGGCTCGTCTCGGTCGCTGCAACCTTTCTGGTGCCGCTTTTGATGTACGCCTTGGCGCTCGCCAGCGTCTGGCTGGCCGTCGACCATTATGTTTTGCGTTGGCTGGGCTATTTGCGCCGGATCGCGGCCGTATATGGCGGCGGGCGTTTGGATGTTGTGCCTGTCCGCGCGCGAAATGCGCCGCGCGAGATTCGTGAACTGGCCAACACTATGGGTGAGATGGCGGCGTCTTTGGAAAAGCAGCAAAACGAGCTGGAATCAGCGGTCGACCAGCGCGGCGCCTTGCTCAAGGAAATTCACCACCGAGTCAAAAACAACCTTCAAATCATCGTCAGCTTGCTCAATCTTCAGGCGGGTCGCATGACAGACGGCGAGGGGCGCACAGCCCTGATGGAGGCGCGTCGGCGGATCAACGCCTTGTCGCTTGTGCATCGCAGCCTCTATGAGGCGGATGATCTCAGAGCGGTCTACATGCCCGGTTTCCTGAATGAGCTGGCGCTAAATCTTCAGCAAGCCAGTGATGACGGATCGCGTTCGGTCAGTGTTCAGGCGGAGTGCGATGACGTGTCGTTCGAGCCTGACACGGCGGTGCCGGTGGCTCTGTTCGTGGCTGAAGCGGTCACGAATGCTTACAAGCATGCGTTCACCAGCCGCACTCAGGGGCGCATCCTGATCTCGCTGAAGGCGGACTCTCCTGAAGTGTTGACCTTACGGATTTCTGACGATGGCGAAGGCATGACCGATACCGCCTCACAGGGCACGGGCTCGTCCTTGATGGAGGCGTTCGCCATGCAGCTGGATGGTCGGACCTGGTCAGAACCCAATGCAGACGGCGGTATGGATTTTGTCCTGCAAGTGGGTGAGAAAAAGAATTGA
- a CDS encoding sigma-70 family RNA polymerase sigma factor, producing the protein MSQSHFRLELTEAIPHMRAFARSLTGDAASADDLAQDALMKAWSARAKFKAGTNFRAWVLTIVRNQFYSDKRRSWRQADWDQELAERTLPAVDNQEQVVALDELRRGLAELPEDQREALILVGAGGYSYDEAAAICGCATGTVKSRVSRARLALEGIMKAGPAAKANTDGIAASDAVDTLLGQVSDLAEQVR; encoded by the coding sequence ATGTCTCAAAGTCACTTCCGGTTGGAGCTTACTGAGGCCATTCCTCACATGCGCGCCTTTGCGCGAAGCCTCACAGGCGATGCTGCAAGTGCTGACGACCTGGCCCAGGACGCTCTGATGAAAGCCTGGTCTGCGCGCGCTAAATTCAAAGCGGGTACGAACTTTCGGGCCTGGGTGCTCACCATTGTCCGCAACCAGTTTTACTCAGACAAGCGCCGGTCCTGGCGACAGGCTGACTGGGATCAGGAGTTGGCTGAACGCACGCTGCCGGCTGTCGACAACCAGGAACAGGTTGTGGCGCTGGATGAATTGCGTCGAGGGCTTGCCGAGCTTCCCGAAGATCAGCGTGAAGCGCTCATTCTCGTCGGTGCGGGCGGATACTCTTATGATGAAGCTGCAGCAATTTGCGGCTGCGCGACCGGCACCGTGAAAAGTCGTGTCTCCAGGGCTCGCCTGGCGCTTGAGGGTATTATGAAAGCGGGTCCCGCCGCCAAGGCGAATACGGATGGGATCGCTGCATCTGATGCTGTCGATACATTGCTTGGCCAAGTCAGCGACCTGGCGGAACAGGTACGCTGA
- a CDS encoding NepR family anti-sigma factor yields MAMSEDKNRSGGRPDPALVQRTRKQQETLGAGLRHMFDSVVDEGVPDAFADLLDRLEQSESDRTTEKGDGHE; encoded by the coding sequence ATGGCAATGTCTGAGGACAAAAACAGATCTGGCGGCAGGCCAGACCCTGCGCTCGTGCAGCGGACCCGCAAGCAACAGGAAACTCTGGGCGCGGGGCTGCGACATATGTTTGATTCTGTTGTTGATGAAGGGGTGCCTGACGCATTTGCAGACCTTCTTGACCGACTGGAACAAAGCGAGTCGGACCGAACGACCGAAAAGGGTGACGGTCATGAGTGA